The following are encoded in a window of Eleutherodactylus coqui strain aEleCoq1 chromosome 12, aEleCoq1.hap1, whole genome shotgun sequence genomic DNA:
- the LOC136586450 gene encoding eukaryotic translation initiation factor 1b — MSSIQNLNSFDPFADATKGDDLLPAGTEDYIHIRIQQRNGRKTLTTVQGIADDYDKKKLVKAFKKKFACNGTVIEHPEYGEVIQLQGDQRKNICQFLMEIGIVKEEQLKVHGF; from the exons ACCCCTTTGCTGATGCAACTAAGGGTGACGACTTACTCCCGGCAGGGACTGAAGATTATATCCATATAAGAATCCAACAACGAAACGGCAGAAAGACTCTGACCACCGTACAGGGCATCGCAGATGATTACGACAAAAAGAAACTTGTAAAAGCCTTCAAGAAG AAATTTGCCTGTAATGGTACTGTAATCGAACATCCCGAGTACGGTGAAGTCATTCAGCTTCAGGGCGATCAGAGGAAGAACATCTGTCAGTTCCTTATGGAA ATTGGCATTGTTAAGGAAGAACAGCTGAAGGTCCATGGGTTCTGA